One Vicinamibacterales bacterium genomic region harbors:
- a CDS encoding condensation domain-containing protein gives MPSEAKRTLLARLLSERAAAGVRVSAPAADRPWTLSFGQRRIWFAEQLSPGTCAYLVPVAIRIRGSLDRAALARALGEIVARHDALRTTFPLVDDRPVAQVAPPRPVPLAIEDMTTADPSAREEAVRRVCRDEIRVPIDIVNGPIVRMRLLQLAADDHVLLVTAHHLVCDGVSVGVLLREIAAGYDAFAAGVPPSLPALPMAFSEFAAWEARHVDTPAVGEQLQYWTSRLAGSPILDLPADRLRPAHTSHRGAIAWRTLSLAQVRALRAVGQRGRGSLFMVLLAAFKTLLARYSDQEDVIVGSPVAGRSNPATEPLIGCFVNTLALRTDLSGDPSFLELLGRVRETALNAYQRAEVPFDKVVDTMQLERDLTRAPLVQVFFNMVSLAAAPHALRGLSVQMIDAEEEGAKFDLTLYAIERPDDLLLRMVYAADLFDAATIDQMLQRYALLLEAIAADPACRLSALPLVSDVEQLGEIAAFNVALA, from the coding sequence TTGCCGTCTGAAGCGAAGCGAACCCTGCTCGCCCGCCTGCTCTCGGAGCGCGCGGCCGCCGGCGTCCGTGTCTCCGCGCCGGCCGCCGACCGCCCGTGGACGCTGTCGTTCGGGCAACGGCGCATCTGGTTCGCCGAGCAGCTGTCCCCGGGCACGTGTGCGTACCTGGTCCCGGTCGCGATCCGGATCCGCGGATCGCTGGATCGGGCGGCGCTCGCGCGCGCGCTGGGCGAGATCGTGGCGCGCCACGACGCGCTTCGGACGACGTTCCCCCTGGTCGACGATCGGCCGGTGGCGCAGGTGGCGCCGCCGCGGCCGGTCCCGCTCGCCATCGAAGACATGACCACGGCGGATCCGAGCGCCCGTGAAGAGGCCGTGCGGCGTGTGTGCCGCGACGAGATCCGCGTGCCGATCGACATCGTCAACGGGCCGATCGTGCGGATGCGCCTCCTGCAGTTGGCCGCGGACGATCACGTGCTGCTCGTGACCGCGCATCATCTCGTGTGCGACGGCGTGTCGGTCGGCGTGCTCCTGCGGGAAATCGCCGCGGGTTACGACGCCTTCGCCGCCGGCGTGCCGCCGTCGTTGCCGGCGCTGCCGATGGCCTTCAGTGAGTTCGCGGCGTGGGAAGCGCGGCACGTGGACACGCCGGCCGTCGGCGAACAGCTTCAGTACTGGACGTCGCGCCTCGCGGGAAGTCCGATTCTCGATCTGCCGGCCGACCGCCTGCGTCCGGCGCACACGAGCCACCGCGGAGCGATCGCCTGGCGCACGCTGAGTCTCGCGCAGGTGCGCGCGCTGCGCGCGGTCGGCCAGCGCGGCCGCGGCTCGCTGTTCATGGTCCTGCTCGCGGCGTTCAAGACGCTGCTGGCGCGCTACTCCGATCAGGAAGACGTGATCGTCGGCTCGCCCGTCGCGGGGCGCTCGAATCCGGCGACCGAACCGCTCATCGGCTGCTTCGTGAATACGCTGGCGCTGCGGACGGACCTGTCGGGCGACCCGTCGTTTCTCGAGCTGCTGGGCCGCGTGCGCGAGACGGCGCTGAACGCCTACCAGCGCGCGGAAGTGCCGTTCGACAAGGTCGTCGACACGATGCAGCTCGAGCGCGATCTGACGCGCGCCCCGCTCGTCCAGGTGTTCTTCAACATGGTCAGCCTCGCCGCCGCCCCGCATGCGCTGCGCGGCCTCTCCGTCCAGATGATCGACGCCGAGGAGGAAGGGGCGAAGTTCGATCTGACCCTCTACGCAATCGAGCGTCCGGACGATCTCCTGCTGCGCATGGTCTACGCGGCGGACCTGTTCGACGCCGCGACCATCGATCAAATGCTGCAGCGGTACGCCCTGCTGCTCGAGGCGATTGCCGCCGATCCGGCCTGCCGGCTGTCGGCGCTGCCGCTGGTCAGCGACGTCGAGCAGCTCGGCGAGATTGCGGCTTTCAACGTGGCGCTCGCATGA
- a CDS encoding SDR family NAD(P)-dependent oxidoreductase — protein sequence MSNPTSPGPGDLTPEKQALLALRKMRARLEELERAAHEPIAIVGMACRFPGGATSPEAYWTLLRDGRDAVSEVPADRWDIDAFYDPDPDARGKMYTRAGAFLRDIDRFDAAHFGITPREARTIDPQQRLLLELTWEALEDAGYAPDGFTGRDVGVFVGISINDYGQLLVQAREADSYAAGTGNLLSAAAGRLSYILGFQGPAMALDTACSSSLSAVHLACQSLRTRESQLAIAGGVNVMLNPDVTVNCCRARMLSPRGRCSTFDAEADGYVRGEGCGVVVLKRLSDAVDAGDRILALIRGSAVNQDGRSGGFTAPNELAQQAVITKALRDARVAPADISYVEAHGTGTALGDPIEMHAIAAALGPGRAADAPLVVGSVKTNIGHLESAAGMAGLMKVVLALRHREIPPHLHFRALNPHIDVNGVPIVIPTSRTEWTAGAGPRLAGLSSFGFTGTNAHVILQEAPAPQPRAASVDRPSHVLALSARTDPALREMAARFAELLRAGDAALADVCFTANSGRARFDHRLALVVDDGASAAAALADIAAGRPAARVRQGVVRKSAVPDVTFLFTGQGAQYAGMGRELYESAPEFRRALDECDALLRDQLERPLLSVMYPSAGETSPIDDTAYAQPALFAIEYALAALWRSWGVEPGAVLGHSIGEFAAACVAGVLTLPDALRLVAARGRLMQALPRNGAMAAVLADGSATRRALADDPRVSIAALNGPENTVISGDAAAVDAALERLAAAGVKSQRLTVSHAFHSGLMDPMLGEFERIAASIAHAPAKLTFVSTLEGAALDPSFTFGGAYWRRHAREAVRFADGMRALHAQGQRLFLEIGPSPTLLGMARRVVADDAAVWLPSLRKGRPAWSEMLGSAAELFTRGIDLDWPAFDRPYGRSRVTVPTYPFERQRHWLGAAPPVPAAASSAPAVPSWIDDRLYRLAWIADERTADPSDRPRAFVLIADADDPLAAGLQRAIEGRGDACRMVTSVDDASWMDGASDVALVAGGDARPGCDDPAALDRAHHVTRSLLAIAQAAAARPAAARPRVWAITANTQPVVAGDSPSVAASPLWGLGRVVALEHPEIWGGLIDLDSPDPPGDTLRRVAGDLRGVTILEDQIAYRAGRRYVARLEPAAAPAAAPLALRADATYVITGGFGSLGLHTAERLVRRGARHIALAGRRGVPPRAEWAAVDPSSDAGRRIAAVQRLEGMGATVHVYAADIGRRDAVGQMFARLAADAPPIRGIFHAAGVARAAAISDLTPDGLAALFDAKVGGTWWLHQASLSLPIDHFVLYSSISSVWGSKTLASYAAANHFLDAVAHHRRAGGLPALSVNWGPWAGGGMVDAQGEKWLALMGVAALPPGPALDALERLMGGHAAQVVVADVAWDRFLPVYEAKGSRPLVERLRGAAAASAAPASSSAGDAFVPGLVQALTKLPEAERRDAIARAVRRLVARVVGADDPEAIGDEDGLFDMGMDSLMATELRRVLEKQFERSLSPTVTFDYPSVAALAGHLDEQLGIAAAPAGERIAAPHPHAAADHREIAIVGMSCRFPGGADTPEAFWDLLRHGQHAVTEVPPDRWDADRYYDPDPDAPGRTYARHGGFVDGVDRFDAGFFGISPREADSMDPQHRLLLEVTWEAFERGGQNPSALRGSRTGVFVGISNSEYAQIVAAGGAEYTDAYLMTGNGLNFAAGRLSYILGLQGPALAVDTACSSSLTAIHLACRSLRDGDCDMAVAGGVNLILQPDGMVVAAKAGMLSAAGVCRTFDAAADGIVRAEGCGILILKPLQAALDAGDPILAVIRGSAMNQDGRSSGITVPNGLAQEALLRDALRDAAVDARDISYVEAHGTGTRLGDPIEVRALDAVLGGARSSRPLLVGSVKTNIGHAESAAGAAGLIKTVLALQHGEIPPHLHLRELNPDITVDPGRVAIPTAATVWAGERKLAGVSSFGASGTNVHVVVEQGPAAIGRDREPAGPHLFTLSARDEAALEQQIDRVAAALAGTRDSLADICHTANAGRAHFAHRLAILAHDMAELRAVLPQAASSADPRVMRGRATDNRPPRVAFVFRGGDVDEAAIERASATDAAFRAAYDRCREIAGPRLNRRFAFEYALAETWRAWGVQPAGVVGEGTGELVAACVAGAISLDDALRLAAVNAGDRETLERIARAVSYAPSRLTFASAATGECAAPALAFTSGTVLNAAGSAKMPEAIAALRDKGLRVVLEVGATRSREDRLRALAAMYVDGASIAWAQVSAEGSRHTASLPTYPFQRTRHWIAAADGSRLSDDEAVAAAAARSAARRRTGLTRRAVLEADPEGRLALVQAFCAEQVGAVLRIQGTPVGEPLNNLGVDSLMAIELRNRIQRALDVSVAVGVFLDGTTVEGLAAAVMESLDGADGAGAGPAAAPGRLPADLTPEQAQRLLGQLEELSDAEVERLLGVLSAGS from the coding sequence ATGAGTAATCCGACGTCCCCGGGTCCCGGCGACCTCACGCCCGAAAAACAAGCGCTTCTCGCCCTGCGCAAGATGCGCGCGCGGCTCGAGGAACTGGAGCGCGCCGCCCACGAGCCCATCGCCATCGTCGGCATGGCCTGCCGGTTTCCCGGCGGCGCCACGTCGCCGGAGGCCTACTGGACGCTCCTGCGCGACGGGCGCGACGCGGTGTCGGAAGTGCCGGCGGACCGCTGGGACATCGACGCCTTCTACGACCCCGATCCCGACGCGCGCGGCAAGATGTACACGCGCGCCGGCGCGTTCCTTCGCGACATCGATCGGTTCGACGCCGCGCATTTCGGGATCACGCCGCGCGAAGCGCGCACCATCGATCCTCAACAGCGGCTGCTGCTCGAGCTGACCTGGGAAGCGCTCGAAGACGCCGGCTACGCGCCCGACGGGTTCACCGGCCGCGACGTCGGCGTGTTCGTCGGCATCAGCATCAACGACTACGGCCAGCTTCTCGTGCAGGCGCGGGAGGCGGATTCGTACGCGGCCGGCACCGGCAACCTGCTGAGCGCGGCCGCCGGACGCCTGTCCTACATCCTGGGCTTCCAGGGGCCGGCGATGGCGCTCGACACCGCGTGCTCCTCGTCGCTCTCGGCGGTGCACCTGGCCTGTCAGAGCCTGCGCACGCGCGAGTCGCAGCTCGCGATTGCCGGCGGCGTCAACGTGATGCTGAATCCGGACGTGACGGTGAACTGCTGCCGGGCGCGGATGCTGTCGCCGCGCGGCCGCTGCAGCACGTTCGACGCCGAGGCCGACGGCTACGTCCGCGGCGAGGGCTGCGGCGTCGTCGTGCTTAAGCGCCTGTCGGACGCCGTCGACGCCGGCGATCGGATCCTGGCGCTGATTCGCGGCTCCGCGGTGAACCAGGACGGGCGCAGCGGCGGCTTCACGGCGCCGAACGAGCTGGCGCAGCAGGCGGTCATCACCAAGGCGCTGCGCGACGCGCGGGTCGCGCCGGCGGACATCAGCTACGTCGAAGCGCACGGCACCGGGACCGCGCTCGGCGATCCGATCGAGATGCACGCCATCGCGGCGGCGCTCGGGCCCGGCCGCGCCGCGGACGCGCCGCTCGTCGTCGGATCGGTGAAGACCAACATCGGCCATCTCGAATCGGCGGCGGGGATGGCGGGGCTGATGAAGGTGGTGCTGGCGCTGCGGCACCGCGAGATTCCGCCGCACCTGCACTTCCGCGCGCTCAATCCGCACATCGACGTGAACGGCGTCCCGATCGTGATCCCGACGTCGCGCACCGAATGGACGGCCGGCGCCGGTCCGCGCCTGGCCGGCCTCAGCTCCTTCGGCTTCACCGGCACGAACGCGCACGTCATCCTGCAGGAAGCGCCGGCGCCGCAGCCGCGCGCCGCGTCCGTCGATCGACCGTCGCACGTGCTCGCGCTCTCGGCGCGCACCGACCCGGCGCTGCGCGAGATGGCGGCACGCTTCGCGGAACTGCTGCGCGCCGGTGACGCGGCGCTGGCCGACGTCTGCTTCACCGCCAACAGCGGCCGGGCGCGGTTCGATCACCGCCTCGCGCTCGTCGTGGACGACGGCGCGAGCGCCGCCGCGGCGCTGGCCGACATCGCCGCGGGCCGGCCGGCTGCGCGGGTGCGCCAGGGAGTGGTGCGGAAGAGCGCCGTGCCCGACGTGACGTTCCTGTTCACGGGGCAGGGCGCGCAGTACGCCGGCATGGGCCGCGAGTTGTACGAGAGCGCGCCCGAGTTCCGCCGCGCGCTCGACGAGTGCGACGCGCTTCTGCGCGATCAGCTCGAGCGTCCGCTGCTCTCGGTCATGTATCCGTCGGCGGGCGAAACATCCCCGATCGACGACACGGCATACGCGCAGCCGGCGCTCTTCGCGATCGAGTACGCGCTTGCGGCGCTGTGGCGATCGTGGGGCGTCGAGCCCGGCGCCGTCCTCGGCCACAGCATCGGCGAGTTCGCCGCCGCCTGCGTGGCCGGCGTGCTCACGCTGCCCGACGCGCTGCGCCTGGTCGCCGCGCGCGGACGGCTCATGCAGGCGCTGCCGCGAAACGGCGCGATGGCCGCCGTGCTGGCCGACGGCTCCGCCACCCGGCGCGCGCTCGCCGACGATCCGCGGGTGTCGATCGCCGCGCTGAACGGACCGGAGAACACGGTCATCTCCGGGGACGCCGCGGCGGTGGACGCGGCGCTCGAACGGCTCGCCGCCGCCGGCGTCAAGTCGCAGCGGCTCACCGTGTCGCACGCGTTTCACTCGGGGCTGATGGACCCGATGCTCGGCGAGTTCGAGCGGATCGCGGCCTCGATCGCGCACGCCCCCGCGAAGCTGACGTTCGTGTCGACGCTCGAAGGGGCGGCGCTCGATCCGTCGTTCACCTTCGGCGGCGCCTACTGGCGGCGGCACGCGCGGGAGGCGGTCCGCTTCGCCGACGGCATGCGCGCGCTGCACGCGCAGGGGCAGCGCCTGTTCCTCGAGATCGGTCCGTCGCCGACGCTGCTCGGGATGGCAAGGCGCGTCGTCGCCGACGACGCCGCGGTGTGGCTGCCGTCCCTGCGCAAGGGGCGTCCGGCGTGGAGTGAAATGCTCGGCTCCGCCGCGGAGCTGTTCACCCGCGGCATCGATCTCGACTGGCCCGCGTTCGATCGTCCCTACGGACGCTCGCGCGTGACGGTGCCGACCTATCCATTCGAGCGCCAGCGTCACTGGCTCGGTGCGGCGCCGCCGGTCCCGGCGGCTGCCAGCAGCGCGCCGGCCGTGCCGTCGTGGATCGACGATCGTCTGTACCGGCTGGCCTGGATCGCGGACGAGCGGACGGCTGATCCGTCGGATCGTCCGCGCGCGTTCGTCCTGATCGCGGATGCGGACGATCCGCTGGCGGCCGGACTGCAGCGAGCGATCGAGGGCCGCGGGGACGCGTGCCGCATGGTGACGTCGGTTGACGACGCGTCCTGGATGGACGGCGCGTCCGATGTCGCTCTCGTCGCCGGCGGTGACGCGCGGCCGGGCTGCGACGACCCCGCGGCGCTCGATCGCGCCCACCACGTCACGCGGAGTCTGCTGGCGATCGCGCAGGCGGCCGCCGCCCGGCCCGCCGCCGCGCGTCCGCGCGTCTGGGCGATCACGGCCAACACCCAACCGGTCGTCGCCGGAGATTCGCCGTCAGTGGCGGCGTCTCCGCTGTGGGGACTCGGCCGCGTCGTCGCGCTGGAGCACCCCGAGATCTGGGGCGGGCTCATCGATCTCGATTCGCCGGATCCGCCGGGTGACACGCTGCGGCGTGTCGCCGGCGATCTGCGCGGCGTCACGATCCTCGAGGATCAGATCGCCTACCGCGCCGGCCGGCGGTATGTCGCGCGTCTCGAACCGGCGGCGGCCCCGGCCGCGGCGCCGCTGGCGCTGCGCGCGGACGCCACCTACGTGATCACCGGCGGCTTCGGCAGCCTCGGGCTGCACACCGCCGAGCGCCTCGTGCGGCGCGGCGCCCGTCATATCGCGCTCGCGGGACGGCGGGGCGTGCCGCCCCGCGCGGAGTGGGCGGCGGTCGATCCATCCAGTGATGCGGGCCGGCGGATCGCGGCGGTGCAGCGGCTCGAGGGCATGGGGGCCACCGTTCACGTGTACGCCGCGGACATCGGCCGGCGCGACGCGGTCGGGCAGATGTTCGCCCGGCTCGCGGCGGATGCGCCGCCGATCAGGGGGATCTTCCACGCCGCCGGTGTCGCGCGTGCCGCGGCGATCAGCGATCTCACGCCAGACGGCCTGGCGGCGCTGTTCGATGCGAAGGTCGGCGGGACGTGGTGGCTGCACCAGGCGTCGCTCTCGCTGCCCATCGATCACTTCGTGCTGTATTCCTCGATCTCGTCCGTGTGGGGATCGAAGACGCTGGCGTCCTACGCTGCCGCCAATCATTTCCTCGATGCCGTCGCGCATCACCGCCGCGCCGGCGGCCTGCCGGCGCTCAGCGTGAACTGGGGTCCGTGGGCGGGCGGCGGCATGGTCGACGCGCAGGGCGAGAAGTGGCTGGCGCTCATGGGCGTCGCGGCGCTGCCGCCCGGGCCCGCCCTCGACGCGCTCGAGCGGTTGATGGGCGGGCACGCCGCACAGGTCGTCGTGGCGGACGTCGCGTGGGATCGCTTCCTCCCGGTGTACGAAGCCAAGGGCAGCCGTCCGCTCGTCGAGCGGCTGCGCGGCGCCGCGGCGGCGAGCGCGGCGCCCGCGTCCTCGTCCGCGGGAGACGCATTCGTGCCGGGTCTGGTGCAGGCGCTGACGAAACTGCCGGAAGCGGAGCGCCGCGACGCGATCGCGCGCGCCGTGCGCCGCCTGGTCGCGCGGGTCGTCGGCGCGGACGATCCGGAGGCGATCGGCGACGAGGACGGCCTGTTCGACATGGGCATGGACTCGCTGATGGCGACCGAGCTGCGCCGCGTGCTCGAGAAGCAGTTCGAGCGTTCGCTCTCCCCGACGGTGACGTTCGACTACCCCAGCGTCGCCGCGCTGGCCGGGCATCTGGACGAGCAGCTGGGCATCGCGGCAGCGCCGGCGGGGGAGCGGATCGCCGCGCCGCACCCGCACGCCGCCGCGGACCACCGCGAGATCGCGATCGTCGGAATGTCCTGCCGATTCCCCGGGGGGGCCGACACACCCGAGGCGTTCTGGGATCTGCTGCGGCACGGACAGCATGCGGTGACGGAGGTCCCTCCCGATCGATGGGATGCCGATCGTTACTACGATCCCGATCCCGACGCGCCGGGCCGCACCTACGCGCGCCACGGCGGCTTCGTGGACGGCGTCGATCGGTTCGATGCGGGGTTCTTCGGCATCTCGCCGCGCGAAGCCGACAGCATGGATCCGCAGCACCGGCTGCTGCTCGAAGTGACGTGGGAAGCGTTCGAGCGCGGCGGTCAGAATCCGTCCGCGCTGCGCGGATCCCGGACCGGCGTGTTCGTCGGGATCAGCAACAGCGAGTACGCGCAGATCGTCGCCGCCGGCGGCGCCGAGTACACCGACGCCTACCTGATGACCGGCAACGGCCTGAATTTCGCCGCCGGCCGTCTCTCGTACATCCTCGGCCTGCAGGGGCCGGCGCTCGCGGTCGACACCGCCTGCTCGTCGTCGCTCACCGCGATTCATCTCGCGTGCCGCAGCCTGCGCGACGGCGACTGCGACATGGCGGTGGCCGGCGGCGTGAACCTGATCCTGCAGCCGGATGGCATGGTCGTCGCCGCCAAGGCCGGCATGCTGTCGGCCGCGGGTGTATGCCGCACGTTCGACGCCGCCGCCGACGGCATCGTCCGTGCGGAGGGGTGCGGCATTCTGATCCTCAAGCCGCTGCAGGCGGCGCTCGACGCCGGCGATCCGATCCTTGCGGTCATCCGCGGATCGGCGATGAACCAGGACGGGCGCAGCAGCGGCATCACGGTGCCGAACGGTCTTGCGCAGGAGGCGCTGCTTCGCGACGCGCTGCGCGACGCCGCCGTCGACGCGCGCGACATCAGCTACGTCGAGGCGCACGGCACCGGGACGCGCCTCGGCGATCCCATCGAGGTGCGCGCGCTGGACGCCGTCCTGGGCGGCGCCCGTTCCTCGCGACCGCTGCTCGTCGGATCGGTCAAGACCAACATCGGTCACGCCGAGTCGGCCGCGGGCGCCGCCGGATTGATCAAGACGGTGCTCGCGCTCCAGCACGGGGAGATTCCGCCGCACCTGCACCTGCGCGAGCTGAATCCCGACATCACGGTGGATCCGGGGCGCGTGGCCATCCCGACCGCGGCTACCGTCTGGGCCGGCGAGCGGAAGCTCGCCGGGGTCAGCTCGTTTGGCGCCAGCGGCACGAACGTGCACGTCGTCGTCGAGCAGGGCCCCGCGGCGATCGGGCGCGACAGGGAGCCGGCCGGTCCGCACCTCTTCACGCTCTCGGCGCGCGACGAGGCCGCGCTCGAGCAGCAGATCGATCGAGTTGCCGCGGCGCTGGCCGGGACGCGTGATTCGCTCGCGGACATCTGCCATACGGCGAACGCGGGGCGTGCGCACTTCGCGCACCGGCTGGCGATCCTGGCGCACGACATGGCGGAGCTGCGCGCGGTGCTGCCGCAGGCGGCGTCATCGGCGGACCCGCGGGTGATGCGCGGACGCGCCACGGACAACCGCCCGCCCAGGGTGGCGTTCGTCTTCCGCGGCGGCGACGTCGACGAGGCCGCGATCGAGCGCGCGTCCGCGACCGACGCTGCCTTTCGCGCCGCGTACGATCGGTGCCGCGAGATCGCCGGGCCGCGGTTGAACCGGCGGTTCGCGTTCGAGTACGCGCTGGCGGAGACGTGGCGCGCGTGGGGCGTTCAGCCGGCCGGGGTCGTCGGGGAGGGAACCGGAGAGCTCGTCGCCGCGTGCGTCGCGGGTGCGATCTCATTGGACGACGCGCTGCGTCTGGCGGCGGTGAATGCCGGCGATCGGGAGACGCTCGAGCGCATCGCCCGTGCGGTGTCGTATGCCCCCTCGCGGCTCACGTTCGCATCCGCCGCGACGGGCGAGTGCGCGGCGCCGGCGCTCGCGTTCACGTCCGGCACCGTCCTCAACGCCGCGGGCAGCGCGAAGATGCCGGAAGCGATTGCCGCGCTTCGCGACAAGGGACTTCGCGTCGTTCTCGAGGTGGGCGCCACGCGCAGCCGGGAGGATCGTCTGCGCGCCCTTGCCGCGATGTACGTCGACGGGGCGTCCATCGCCTGGGCGCAGGTCAGCGCCGAGGGATCCCGGCACACGGCGTCGCTCCCGACCTACCCGTTCCAGCGGACGCGGCACTGGATCGCGGCGGCGGACGGCAGCCGGTTGAGCGACGACGAGGCGGTGGCGGCGGCCGCGGCACGCTCCGCCGCGCGGCGACGAACCGGTCTGACCCGGCGCGCCGTGCTCGAGGCCGACCCCGAGGGGCGGCTTGCGCTGGTGCAGGCGTTCTGCGCCGAGCAGGTCGGCGCGGTCCTGCGCATCCAGGGCACGCCGGTCGGCGAGCCGCTGAACAATCTCGGCGTCGATTCCCTGATGGCGATCGAGCTGCGGAACCGGATTCAGCGCGCCCTCGACGTATCCGTGGCCGTCGGCGTGTTCCTCGACGGCACCACGGTCGAGGGGCTGGCGGCGGCGGTGATGGAGTCGCTCGACGGGGCGGACGGCGCCGGAGCGGGACCTGCCGCTGCGCCGGGTCGGCTGCCCGCCGATCTGACGCCCGAGCAGGCGCAGCGGCTTCTGGGGCAGCTCGAGGAGCTGAGCGACGCGGAAGTCGAGCGGCTGCTCGGCGTCCTGTCGGCCGGCTCGTGA
- a CDS encoding right-handed parallel beta-helix repeat-containing protein, which translates to MRLAVRLVAAWVAAVGLLPAVASAQSGVTFVVTSTGDGADSNTGDGVCATAGNGPCTLRAAIQQANAVAGTDTIHFAIGTGLQRINVGSALPIITSPVVLDGTTQPGFVDRPLIEVNGNGAPGGIQVTAGSSTLRGLAVTGFSGDGITLKTKGGNVLEMNYVGLSADGDTGTNTGHGVVMQNSPNNRIGGPAVSQRNVISNNKAKGGGGGIVVDGSNGAVIQGNFIGVDVTGMLERSNEARGIAVIGSSNLLIGGPGAGMGNLIAGNRATGVRMLGGSSNNIVQGNFLGVNRTVTDFIANDRGVQIRGGSGHQILGNVIAGNTYDGVLIWEDSTDNLIQGNLIAFNGRGPIGDPMEAGFNGVWIAQGLRNRIVSNSIHSNGLRGIDLGTPQAITPNDLGDGDSGPNNFQNFPVFTSVTTAGGATRLVGTLNSTANGTFLVQLFADTVCDPAGGHGEGRYALGQVNVVTNGAGNGAFDVVLPFTVPVGFGVAATATDSTGNTSEFSACVTVK; encoded by the coding sequence ATGCGACTTGCAGTTCGACTCGTTGCCGCGTGGGTTGCCGCGGTCGGTCTTCTCCCGGCCGTCGCCTCGGCTCAGAGCGGCGTGACGTTCGTCGTCACCAGCACCGGCGATGGGGCCGACAGCAACACCGGGGACGGCGTCTGCGCGACGGCCGGCAACGGTCCGTGCACCCTGCGCGCCGCGATCCAGCAGGCCAACGCCGTCGCCGGCACCGACACCATCCACTTCGCGATTGGCACCGGGTTGCAGCGGATCAACGTCGGGTCCGCGCTGCCGATCATCACCAGCCCGGTGGTGCTCGACGGCACGACGCAGCCGGGGTTCGTCGATCGGCCGCTGATCGAGGTCAACGGCAACGGCGCGCCCGGCGGCATCCAGGTGACGGCGGGCAGCTCGACGCTGCGCGGCCTGGCGGTCACCGGATTCAGCGGTGACGGCATCACGCTGAAGACCAAGGGCGGCAACGTCCTGGAGATGAACTACGTCGGGCTGAGCGCCGACGGGGACACCGGCACCAACACGGGCCATGGCGTCGTGATGCAGAACTCGCCGAACAACCGCATCGGCGGTCCGGCGGTCTCGCAGCGCAACGTGATCAGCAACAACAAGGCGAAGGGCGGCGGCGGCGGCATTGTCGTCGACGGCTCGAACGGCGCCGTCATCCAGGGGAACTTCATCGGCGTCGACGTGACCGGCATGCTGGAGCGTTCGAACGAGGCCCGCGGCATCGCGGTGATCGGGTCGAGCAACCTGCTGATCGGCGGACCGGGCGCCGGCATGGGGAACCTGATCGCCGGCAACCGCGCCACCGGCGTCCGCATGCTGGGCGGCTCCAGCAACAACATCGTGCAGGGGAACTTCCTCGGCGTGAACCGCACCGTCACCGACTTCATCGCCAACGATCGCGGCGTGCAGATCCGGGGCGGCAGCGGCCACCAGATTCTCGGCAACGTGATCGCCGGCAACACCTACGACGGCGTCCTGATCTGGGAGGACTCGACCGACAACCTGATCCAGGGGAACCTCATCGCGTTCAACGGCCGCGGTCCGATCGGCGATCCGATGGAGGCGGGGTTCAACGGCGTGTGGATCGCGCAGGGGCTGCGCAACCGCATCGTCTCGAACTCGATCCACTCGAACGGGCTGCGCGGGATCGACCTCGGTACGCCGCAGGCGATCACGCCGAACGACCTGGGCGACGGCGACTCGGGGCCGAACAATTTCCAGAACTTCCCGGTGTTCACCTCGGTAACCACCGCGGGCGGCGCCACGCGCCTGGTCGGCACGCTGAACAGCACGGCGAATGGCACGTTCCTCGTGCAGCTCTTCGCCGACACGGTGTGCGATCCGGCGGGCGGACACGGCGAAGGGCGCTACGCGCTCGGGCAGGTGAACGTGGTGACGAACGGCGCCGGCAACGGCGCCTTCGATGTGGTCCTCCCGTTCACGGTGCCGGTTGGATTCGGGGTTGCGGCGACCGCGACCGATTCGACCGGCAACACCTCGGAATTCTCGGCCTGCGTAACGGTCAAGTAA